The following are from one region of the Oryzias melastigma strain HK-1 linkage group LG22, ASM292280v2, whole genome shotgun sequence genome:
- the zfp36l1a gene encoding mRNA decay activator protein ZFP36L1a, with protein sequence MTTAVVSPFFDFEVMNKNNKLMSYNNNLSVPHPMSVPCTGTNVPISSPTGVLLDRKAVGSPSVGSVYQRRHSVSSTKFNQNQFLNSLKAADHSSLISGVGNASSSNKENRLRDRSFSETGERLLNKCLGPASPTCGGGSQVNSSRYKTELCRPFEENGSCKYGDKCQFAHGIHELRSLSRHPKYKTELCRTFHTIGFCPYGPRCHFIHNAEERRGPPQQSSPLNSSNKMERPRLQHSYSFAGFSSSAGLRDSPTSVTPPPIFFPDEVPDWPSSNPFTYSSQELASLFGPSLSTGAVESNTPAPPSPTSTSFFIRSMSPQMFESPSSPPDSLSDQEGYQSSSGGSLSGSESPTLDTTRRLPIFSRLSISDD encoded by the coding sequence AACAACAAGCTGATGAGCTACAACAACAACCTGAGCGTCCCCCACCCCATGTCTGTCCCTTGCACTGGCACCAATGTGCCCATCTCCAGTCCCACCGGGGTCCTGCTGGACAGGAAGGCGGTGGGATCGCCCTCGGTGGGAAGCGTGTACCAGCGGCGGCACTCAGTCAGCAGCACAAAATTCAACCAGAACCAGTTTCTGAACAGCCTGAAGGCAGCGGACCACTCCTCGCTCATCTCAGGGGTTGGCAACGCCAGCAGCAGCAACAAGGAGAACCGCCTGCGAGACCGCTCTTTCTCCGAGACGGGGGAGAGGCTCCTCAACAAGTGCCTGGGCCCCGCCAGCCCCACCTGCGGCGGCGGCAGCCAGGTGAACTCCAGCCGTTACAAGACAGAGCTCTGCAGGCCCTTCGAGGAGAACGGCTCCTGCAAGTACGGTGACAAATGCCAGTTTGCCCACGGCATCCACGAACTCCGCAGCCTGAGCCGCCATCCCAAGTACAAGACGGAGCTCTGCCGCACCTTTCACACCATCGGGTTCTGCCCCTACGGGCCTCGCTGCCATTTCATCCACAACGCAGAGGAGCGCCGCGGACCCCCGCAGCAGTCCTCTCCCCTAAACTCTTCCAACAAGATGGAAAGGCCTCGCCTGCAGCACAGCTACAGCTTCGCCGGCTTCTCCAGCTCAGCCGGGCTGCGTGACAGCCCCACCTCCGTCACCCCGCCGCCCATCTTCTTCCCCGACGAGGTCCCAGACTGGCCCAGCAGCAACCCCTTCACCTATTCCAGCCAGGAGCTGGCCAGCCTGTTTGGGCCCAGCCTCAGCACCGGTGCTGTGGAGTCCAACACCCCTGCGCCTCCTTCCCCCACCAGCACATCCTTCTTCATCAGATCCATGTCCCCTCAGATGTTCGAGTCTCCATCCAGCCCCCCAGACTCCCTGTCAGACCAGGAGGGCTACCAGAGCAGCTCCGGGGGCAGCCTGAGCGGCTCGGAGTCCCCCACTCTCGACACCACCCGCCGCCTTCCCATCTTCAGCCGCCTCTCCATCTCCGACGACTAG